Genomic window (Bacillus pumilus):
TTATTACAAAAAGGAATGCAGGAATGGCAGCTGCAATATCACATCGAACAAGGGGAGGGGCATCACCTGACACAATTCCAAAAGAATTTCTTATCCGCCCTAAAGTGGTTTTATCAAAGAGAACTCTAGTTTTTTATCAGCATGGCACAAAGCCGATATGATATATTGGAACTTATAGATTAAAAGAGGAGGGTTTTGCATATGAGACCTTTACAAATCTCAGCCGATACCGCACAAAAACTTGCGGCATCACTCAATGTACCCATTGAACAAATCATGCATATGCCGCAGCATATCTTAATCGCTAAACTAGCAGAGCTTGAACAGAAGAAAGATCATTCTTCTTAAACAAATAAAGGAGTTTACATTCATGGAACAACAACTAGACCAATCAACCTTACACCCTCGCAGTAAAGGACAAACCATCCTGCTGATTGCTGGAATTTTACTCATTGCATTTAACTTACGGCCTGCCATTACGTCCGTAGGACCTCTCATCGGCGTCATTCGTTCCGATTTGCAGCTGTCAAATGGACTTGCGGGTTTTCTCACGACATTACCACTGCTCTCATTCGCATTACTTTCTCCCATTGCACCTAAAATCGGAAAACGACTTGGCAATGAACGAACCCTCTGGCTAGGGCTTGCTGTCCTTCTATTTGGGATTGTGATTCGCTCATTGGGCTCGATCACCTTCTTGATGTTGGGAACAGCGCTTGTCGGTGTCGGAATTGCGATATGTAATGTGCTCTTACCGGGGCTCGTGAAGCATAAATTTCCTGCACATGCTGGTTTGATGACAAGTGTATATACGACCTCGATGTCCGTCTTTGCGGCACTGGCTTCAGGTGTCAGTGTTCCGCTCAGTCATACGATGCCTGGCGGCTGGAATACATCATTCCTCGTATGGGCTGGCCTTGCACTACTCGCGATGATGGTCTGGGCGCCGCAGCTTCTTCATCAGAACACAGCGGCCGTCAAAAGCATTTCGCTCACAGAGCAGCCGATATGGC
Coding sequences:
- a CDS encoding YycC family protein; translation: MRPLQISADTAQKLAASLNVPIEQIMHMPQHILIAKLAELEQKKDHSS
- a CDS encoding CynX/NimT family MFS transporter, which gives rise to MEQQLDQSTLHPRSKGQTILLIAGILLIAFNLRPAITSVGPLIGVIRSDLQLSNGLAGFLTTLPLLSFALLSPIAPKIGKRLGNERTLWLGLAVLLFGIVIRSLGSITFLMLGTALVGVGIAICNVLLPGLVKHKFPAHAGLMTSVYTTSMSVFAALASGVSVPLSHTMPGGWNTSFLVWAGLALLAMMVWAPQLLHQNTAAVKSISLTEQPIWRSRVAWQVTFFMGLQSFLFYSSIAWFPDILTSHGMNLSTAGWMLSIMQFVGLPSTFLTPVFAEKLKTQRPLVVGLVLVYLFGMIGLLLGGSTPILVISVLLIGVGQGASISLALTFIGLRTTNMEQAAALSGMAQSLGYLLAAVGPFMIGILFDLTHTWTPSIIIFIIILFFMLLSGMRAGRSVYISDPS